From the genome of Epinephelus moara isolate mb chromosome 10, YSFRI_EMoa_1.0, whole genome shotgun sequence, one region includes:
- the LOC126396613 gene encoding chymotrypsin-like elastase family member 3B — protein sequence MMHSDNRPRGIMMKAALVLLFAAYAHGCGNPTYPPTVSRVVNGEDARPYSWPWQISLQYLSGSTYRHTCGGTLLTANWVLTAGHCIGPRTYRVVLAEYDLTKEEGYEQYRSVEKIVVHPRWDPSCLSCGNDIAMIKLASPATLNDKVQPSCVPESGETTPHNYPCYITGWGRIYSGGPIATKLQQALLPVVGHEVCSSSGWWGSTVKPTMICGGGDIRSGCHGDSGGPLNCKGSDGRWDVQGVTSFVSSLGCNTHMKPTVFTRTSSFTKWISDTMLRH from the exons ATGATGCACTCAGACAATCGTCCCAGAGGAATCATGATGAAAGCGGCCCTTGTCCTGCTGTTTGCTGCCTATG CTCATGGGTGTGGCAACCCCACCTACCCACCCACTGTGAGTCGTGTTGTGAATGGTGAAGATGCTCGACCCTACAGCTGGCCCTGGCAG atCAGTTTGCAGTATCTCAGCGGCTCCACATACCGTCACACCTGTGGAGGCACTCTGCTCACTGCCAACTGGGTCCTGACTGCTGGTCACTGTATCGG ACCTCGTACCTACCGTGTGGTGCTGGCTGAGTACGACCTGACCAAAGAGGAGGGCTATGAGCAGTATAGAAGTGTGGAGAAGATCGTGGTTCACCCTCGCTGGGATCCAAGCTGCCTGTCTTGTGG TAATGACATTGCGATGATCAAACTGGCCTCACCGGCGACTCTGAACGACAAAGTGCAGCCCTCCTGTGTGCCAGAGAGCGGAGAGACCACTCCTCACAACTACCCCTGCTACATCACCGGCTGGGGAAGAATCTACA GTGGTGGCCCAATCGCCACTAAGCTCCAGCAGGCTCTCCTCCCTGTGGTGGGCCACGAGgtctgcagcagcagcggctgGTGGGGGAGCACCGTGAAACCCACCATGATCTGTGGTGGTGGTGACATCCGCTCTGGCTGCCAT ggGGATTCAGGAGGTCCTCTGAACTGCAAGGGTAGTGATGGCAGGTGGGACGTGCAGGGGGTGACCAGCTTTGTCTCCTCTCTGGGATGCAACACCCACATGAAACCCACAGTGTTCACTCGCACCTCCTCCTTCACCAAGTGGATCAGTGAC